The Brassica oleracea var. oleracea cultivar TO1000 chromosome C6, BOL, whole genome shotgun sequence genome includes a region encoding these proteins:
- the LOC106296252 gene encoding ABSCISIC ACID-INSENSITIVE 5-like protein 2 isoform X2, whose product MDSQRVIVEDPKSQSLNRQGSSLYSLTLDEVQTHLGSSGKSLGSMNLDELLKSVCSVEPNQPPSTAVNEGLSRQGSLTLPRDLSKKTVEEVWKDIQQDKNGGSAHERRDKQHTLGEMTLEYLLLKAGVVTETIPGSNHDDPGGAGLAQVGPWVQYHQLPSMTQPQSFMPYPVADMQAMVSQASLMGGLSDTQTPGRKRVASGEVVEKTVERKQKRMIKNRESAARSRARKQAYTHELEIKVSRLEEENERLRRQKEVEKILPSAPPPDPKRQLRRTSSAPF is encoded by the exons ATGGATTCTCAGAGGGTTATTGTCGAAGACCCTAAATCTCAGTCCTTGAATAGGCAAGGCTCCTCTCTCTACAGCTTAACACTCGACGAGGTCCAAACCCACTTGGGGAGTTCTGGTAAATCACTTGGCAGCATGAATCTTGACGAGCTTCTCAAGAGTGTCTGCTCTGTTGAACCTAATCAGCCACCCTCCACGGCTGTCAACGAAGGTCTCTCTCGTCAGGGGAGTCTGACTTTGCCGCGTGATCTCAGCAAGAAGACTGTTGAGGAGGTCTGGAAAGACATTCAGCAGGATAAGAATGGTGGGAGTGCTCACGAGAGGAGAGATAAGCAGCATACGCTTGGGGAGATGACGCTTGAGTACTTGTTGTTGAAAGCAGGTGTTGTGACTGAGACTATCCCTGGTTCGAACCATGACGATCCTGGTGGTGCTGGTTTAGCTCAGGTTGGGCCATGGGTTCAGTATCATCAGCTTCCATCAATGACACAGCCTCAGTCATTCATGCCATATCCGGTTGCAGACATGCAAGCAATGGTGTCTCAGGCTTCTTTGATGGGTGGTTTGTCAGATACACAAACGCCAGGAAGGAAGAGGGTGGCGTCAGGAGAAGTTGTGGAGAAGACTGTTGAGAGGAAGCAGAAGAGAATGATCAAGAACAGAGAGTCTGCAGCTCGTTCTCGAGCTAGGAAACAG GCTTACACTCATGAGCTAGAGATCAAAGTTTCACGGTTAGAAGAGGAAAACGAAAGACTCAGGAGACAAAAG GAGGTAGAGAAGATACTCCCAAGTGCACCACCGCCTGATCCCAAGCGGCAGCTCAGACGAACAAGCTCAGCTCCTTTCTGA
- the LOC106296252 gene encoding ABSCISIC ACID-INSENSITIVE 5-like protein 2 isoform X1: MDSQRVIVEDPKSQSLNRQGSSLYSLTLDEVQTHLGSSGKSLGSMNLDELLKSVCSVEPNQPPSTAVNEGLSRQGSLTLPRDLSKKTVEEVWKDIQQDKNGGSAHERRDKQHTLGEMTLEYLLLKAGVVTETIPGSNHDDPGGAGLAQVGPWVQYHQLPSMTQPQSFMPYPVADMQAMVSQASLMGGLSDTQTPGRKRVASGEVVEKTVERKQKRMIKNRESAARSRARKQAYTHELEIKVSRLEEENERLRRQKSFFFTLQEVEKILPSAPPPDPKRQLRRTSSAPF; encoded by the exons ATGGATTCTCAGAGGGTTATTGTCGAAGACCCTAAATCTCAGTCCTTGAATAGGCAAGGCTCCTCTCTCTACAGCTTAACACTCGACGAGGTCCAAACCCACTTGGGGAGTTCTGGTAAATCACTTGGCAGCATGAATCTTGACGAGCTTCTCAAGAGTGTCTGCTCTGTTGAACCTAATCAGCCACCCTCCACGGCTGTCAACGAAGGTCTCTCTCGTCAGGGGAGTCTGACTTTGCCGCGTGATCTCAGCAAGAAGACTGTTGAGGAGGTCTGGAAAGACATTCAGCAGGATAAGAATGGTGGGAGTGCTCACGAGAGGAGAGATAAGCAGCATACGCTTGGGGAGATGACGCTTGAGTACTTGTTGTTGAAAGCAGGTGTTGTGACTGAGACTATCCCTGGTTCGAACCATGACGATCCTGGTGGTGCTGGTTTAGCTCAGGTTGGGCCATGGGTTCAGTATCATCAGCTTCCATCAATGACACAGCCTCAGTCATTCATGCCATATCCGGTTGCAGACATGCAAGCAATGGTGTCTCAGGCTTCTTTGATGGGTGGTTTGTCAGATACACAAACGCCAGGAAGGAAGAGGGTGGCGTCAGGAGAAGTTGTGGAGAAGACTGTTGAGAGGAAGCAGAAGAGAATGATCAAGAACAGAGAGTCTGCAGCTCGTTCTCGAGCTAGGAAACAG GCTTACACTCATGAGCTAGAGATCAAAGTTTCACGGTTAGAAGAGGAAAACGAAAGACTCAGGAGACAAAAG TCTTTTTTTTTCACTTTGCAGGAGGTAGAGAAGATACTCCCAAGTGCACCACCGCCTGATCCCAAGCGGCAGCTCAGACGAACAAGCTCAGCTCCTTTCTGA